The Malassezia restricta chromosome I, complete sequence genome contains the following window.
AAGACTTGGCGCCCagaggcgctgctcctgTTCCGCGAAGCATGTGCTTTTGCTTCGAATCGTCATGCAAATCGTCGCGCGAAAAGAAGTGACGCGCCACCTCCATGAGCCATGCCGGCTGAATTTCCATCACCTGTCGCAAAAAATTTTTGGATGTCTCGATCAACTCATAATAGCACAAAAAGCGCGGTGGTGGCACATGCTTGTACAAGCAAGAGGAAGGATGAACGTACACAGTTGTGTTTTGTTTGATGCTGCGGTAAGTCTCACCGCCCTTTTGAATACGAGCTGTGTTCATAAAGTAGCCGGCCGTTATGGCTTTTTGGATGGGCGTGACATCCGCAGGGTTCGTCAGGGATTCAGGCACAAGCTCTACACGCGCACATAATTGCACCAGCTGATCACGCACATCGCGGACACGCCCCATGGTCTTGGGCTGCAGAAAGTGATCAAGGCAAAAGATCTGACTGTAGCCACTTTCCACCCACTGCTCCCATATATTCAGTAGCGTGAAGTGATCACCTTGGGGGCGAATAAACAGCTGCTTCGCACGGTCCGCGTGTAACTTTTTATCTTTAGGCCGAAAGAACAGACTCGCGCTTTCTGACAGCATGGCCACGATGGAGAGCACTTCTTCTGTGCAATGGTATTCTTCACTTGCCAAAATGGCTTTGCTCATCATGGGATCCACAGGAAATTCAGCCATACGACGACCCAACTTGGTAAGCTCTCCGCGGTCGTTGAGGGCACCCAAAGCATACAAAAGCTCCAGGGACCGAATCAGCGTATCCGTCGGTGGCGGATCTAAGAAGTCAAAGTTGAGCAAATCGTGAATGCCGACGGATTTGAGTAACAAGACCACATTCGCCAGGTTGGTACGCTGAATCTCAGGCAAAGTATTTTCGTCCATTTCATTTTGGAAAGCCCATTTGGTATACAAGCGGAAACATTTACCCGGGCCCACACGACCCGCACGACCCGCACGCTGATTTGACGACGCTCGCGAGCATGGAACCACAGTTAATGCCGCCATACCCGTGCGCGGGTTGTACGAATTTTGTTTTACAAACCCGGGATCGATCACGAAGGAAATACCGTCGATCGTAATACTCGTCTCGGCAATGTTGGTAGCGAGTACCACTTTGCGGGCTCCTGGAGGCGTTGGCTCAAAAATCTTGGCTTGCATATCATTGGGAAGATTGGCATAAATGGGACACACGATCAACTCTGCCACCTTGTCGCCCAAAGCACGCGATGTCTGTTCGATATTCTCCGTAGCAGCATCAATCTCGTCCTGACCTGTGAGAAACACGAGAATGTCACCTTTGGGCTGAGTCGTGTGGATTTGGAACACGGTCGTGATGACGGCGTGCAAGTAGTTGGCTTCAGGTTGCGATGTGTACAGAATGTCGACGGGGAATCGGCGGCCAGGCACGAAAAAGATCGGGGCGTCGTCGAAAAACTCGCTAAACTTGTCCGCGTCCAACGTCGCACTAGAAATAATGAGCT
Protein-coding sequences here:
- a CDS encoding pre-mRNA-splicing factor ATP-dependent RNA helicase DHX16 encodes the protein MSDDRPAAEYHALRDRSRQEYLTKRSRQQVELLRQEIKDEETLFRGVRMSKREQRELEHKRELLRIAEEFEGLDDGTDTYALPEDYLTEQGRLDRKRKESALHDRRYDQGSRSQRKRPASEGDVFEHEQIARSKLLDQPKESAEADAYDFVFDETQAIQFLLEKQAESPFNTLSDKELAMQQQLQEAQERADSIDATRRSLPVYGLRQELLDAINDNQILIVVGETGSGKTTQLPQFLHEAGYTKGGQMVACTQPRRVAAMSVAARVADEMGVRLGQECGYSIRFEDCTSDKTVVKYMTDGMLLREFLTNPDLGSYSAIMIDEAHERTLSTDILFGLLKDIARFRSDLKLIISSATLDADKFSEFFDDAPIFFVPGRRFPVDILYTSQPEANYLHAVITTVFQIHTTQPKGDILVFLTGQDEIDAATENIEQTSRALGDKVAELIVCPIYANLPNDMQAKIFEPTPPGARKVVLATNIAETSITIDGISFVIDPGFVKQNSYNPRTGMAALTVVPCSRASSNQRAGRAGRVGPGKCFRLYTKWAFQNEMDENTLPEIQRTNLANVVLLLKSVGIHDLLNFDFLDPPPTDTLIRSLELLYALGALNDRGELTKLGRRMAEFPVDPMMSKAILASEEYHCTEEVLSIVAMLSESASLFFRPKDKKLHADRAKQLFIRPQGDHFTLLNIWEQWVESGYSQIFCLDHFLQPKTMGRVRDVRDQLVQLCARVELVPESLTNPADVTPIQKAITAGYFMNTARIQKGGETYRSIKQNTTVYVHPSSCLYKHVPPPRFLCYYELIETSKNFLRQVMEIQPAWLMEVARHFFSRDDLHDDSKQKHMLRGTGAAPLGAKS